TCAACAGGGTAGGGTGCAGGTTGCCGTCTCCGGCGTGACCGAATGTGCCGATGGGGATATCATATTTTTTGGCCAGCTTTTCCACTTCGTTGACCATGGCCGGAATTTTGCTTCTGGGTACGGTGGCGTCTTCCAGAACCAGGGTGGGTTTCAGTCTTGCCAGGGCGGACAGGGCGGCGCGTCTTGCTTCCCATACCTTATCCCTTTCGGCATCATTTTGGGCGACCTGGATGGCCCGGGCACCAAGTTTCTTGCAGATTTGCTCTACTTTATCACCGTCCTCTGCCACCTGGGCGGGATGTCCGTCCACTTCAATGAGCAGCAGGGCTTTAGCGTCCCGGGGCAGGCCTACGTTGGAAAAATCTTCCACAGCATTGATCGTGAAATTGTCCATAAGCTCTAGGGTACTGGGAACGATCCTGTCTGCAATGATGGCGGCCACGGTCTGGGTTGCACCTTCAATACTGTCGTAGATCGCCATCATGGCTTTGGATGCGGCCGGCGGCGGAATCAGCTTCAAGGTGATCTCACTGAATACGCCAAGGGTGCCTTCGGATGCCGTCATCAGTCCGGCCAGGTTGTATCCGGTGACGCATTTTACGGTTTTGGAGCCCGACGTAACCTTGCGCCCCAGGGCATCGAAAAATTCCACGGACATGACATAGTCTTTGGTCACCCCGTATTTAAACCCTCTCAAACCGCCTGCGTTTTCAGCCACATTGCCGCCAATGGTGGAGACGGCCTGGCTGCCGGGATCCGGGGGATAAAACAACCCCTTGGCCGCCACCTGGGCCGCCAGATTGGCTGTAACCACACCAGGTTCCACCCGGACATACATGTCGGTTTCGTTGAGTTCAATGATTTTGTTCATCCGGTTGGTAAGCAGCACAATGCCGTTTTTGTCAGGGATGGTGCCTCCGGAAAGATTTGTGCCCGCCCCCCGCACAGTCACCGGGGTGCCGTTGTCGTTGCACAATGAAATAACTTTCCCAATGGCCTCTTTGTTGTCCGGACGGATTACGGCGGCAGGTATGGTGGGTTCCAGCACGGCGGCATCGTATGAATAATTCTGGCGGTCAACCTCCGAGGTCATCACCCCGTTTTCGCCGCAGATGTGTTGAAATTCTTTGATTAAAGATGAAGATAAGCTCATAAGTCTTCTCCTAAAAAATCCCTGGAAACAGGATGTAAATAAAAAGCATTCCCATGATGCCGGCCACAAGTCCGTAAAGCAGACATGGGATCATGGTGCGGCGAATAATGGTGCCTTCCATACCGGCCAGGCCTACGGTGGCAGAGGCAGCTACAACGTTGTGCACGCAGATCATATTGCCCATGGCAGCACCCACGGCCTGCAGGGCCACAATAATGATATGGCTGTCGCCGGTGGTGGCGGCCACGCCGTATTGAAAATCGGCAAACAGCAGGTTGGAAACCGTGCAGGAGCCGGTAATGAAAGCGCCCAATGCCCCCACATAAGAGGCCGCCATGGGCCATAATGTCCCGCACAACCCTGCCACAAATTCAGCCATGGTCAAGGGCATGGAGGCATAACCGGCCGTACCGTGTCCTGACTGCTTAAGGATTTCAACCATGGCCACAGCAAAAAGCATGGCAATGGTAGGGTTTTTCATCTTTACGATGGCATCCTTCCAGGCCAGGGCCACCTTGGGTCCGGGGATCCGGTGTATGAAGATGGTCAGTATCGCCACCAGCATAAATGGCACCACGCCGGGCAGGTAAAAGGGTTTCATGGTAAAATTAACAGTTTCCCAGCCCAAAATTTTGGGAAATGAGATCACAAAAGCCGTAACCCATCCCTTACAGGGCAGAAAAGAGAGCCGTGTGAGTACCAGCAGCAACGCAATGAGAATATAGGGTGTCCAGGCAGCCAGCTGGCTCATTTTCGGGGTCAGGTTGTTGGAACCGGGCTCAATATCTCCCAGCCAATCCTTTTCCCAATGGGCCCGGTCGGCAAACTCCCAGGTCTCTTTGGGCAGAAAAAGCTTTTTCTTGGCACCGGTAATCACTAAGCCCAATCCGATGAGACCGCCGAGCAAAGAGGGGAACTCTACACCAAAAATAATGGCTGTGAACAAATAAGGGATGGCATAGCACAGTCCTGCAAATACGGCAAACTTCCAGACCCCCAAGCCTTCTGCCCAGGATTTGTTTTTGCCGAAAAACCGGGTGAGAAAACAGACCACAAACAAGGGCAGTAAAATGGCAGCCACAGAATGAATCAGGGCGGAATAAACACCCACCTGGTGCATGAAGGCGTCAAAGGAAGCCACAGAGGTTCCCTGGCCAATCGCCTGCTCCACCACAGGTTTGAGGTTTTTAAGCCCAAACCAGATGGGCGTACCTACGGCCCCGAAGGTAACGGGAATGGAGTTGAGCATCAGGCAGACACATACCGCGGCCAGGGCCGGAAATCCTAAACCCAGGAGCAACGGTGCGGCAATGGCCGCAGGTGTTCCAAAACCGGCAGAGCCTTCAATAAAGGCGCCGAACAAAAAGGCAATAATGATGGTCTGGACTC
This window of the uncultured Desulfobacter sp. genome carries:
- a CDS encoding L-lactate permease, translating into MSLSLSALIAFIPIALVLIFMVGLRWPATRAMPLAWLVCALIGATLWKMPAGLVAASTLSGFGSAVNVLIIVFGAILILYTLRESGGMETISYGFTTISPDRRVQTIIIAFLFGAFIEGSAGFGTPAAIAAPLLLGLGFPALAAVCVCLMLNSIPVTFGAVGTPIWFGLKNLKPVVEQAIGQGTSVASFDAFMHQVGVYSALIHSVAAILLPLFVVCFLTRFFGKNKSWAEGLGVWKFAVFAGLCYAIPYLFTAIIFGVEFPSLLGGLIGLGLVITGAKKKLFLPKETWEFADRAHWEKDWLGDIEPGSNNLTPKMSQLAAWTPYILIALLLVLTRLSFLPCKGWVTAFVISFPKILGWETVNFTMKPFYLPGVVPFMLVAILTIFIHRIPGPKVALAWKDAIVKMKNPTIAMLFAVAMVEILKQSGHGTAGYASMPLTMAEFVAGLCGTLWPMAASYVGALGAFITGSCTVSNLLFADFQYGVAATTGDSHIIIVALQAVGAAMGNMICVHNVVAASATVGLAGMEGTIIRRTMIPCLLYGLVAGIMGMLFIYILFPGIF
- a CDS encoding FAD-linked oxidase C-terminal domain-containing protein codes for the protein MSLSSSLIKEFQHICGENGVMTSEVDRQNYSYDAAVLEPTIPAAVIRPDNKEAIGKVISLCNDNGTPVTVRGAGTNLSGGTIPDKNGIVLLTNRMNKIIELNETDMYVRVEPGVVTANLAAQVAAKGLFYPPDPGSQAVSTIGGNVAENAGGLRGFKYGVTKDYVMSVEFFDALGRKVTSGSKTVKCVTGYNLAGLMTASEGTLGVFSEITLKLIPPPAASKAMMAIYDSIEGATQTVAAIIADRIVPSTLELMDNFTINAVEDFSNVGLPRDAKALLLIEVDGHPAQVAEDGDKVEQICKKLGARAIQVAQNDAERDKVWEARRAALSALARLKPTLVLEDATVPRSKIPAMVNEVEKLAKKYDIPIGTFGHAGDGNLHPTLLTDRRDADHWERVEHCVADLFDAALSLGGTLSGEHGIGIAKAGFMKNEVGQSSIDFSRTMKASIDPNNILNPGKIIGR